From the genome of Natrinema marinum:
GACACCGAAGCGGCGCTCGCGGAACTGGCCGACTTCATCGAGGCGGGCCACGAGCCCGACGAGATTCAAGGCGAGATCTACGAGACCGCGAAGCGCCACGACGTCGACGTCGGCGACTTCTTCGGCGCGGGCTACCGGCTGTTCTTCGACGAAGAGCAGGGGCCGAAGCTCGGCCCGTTCCTCGCGAAGGTCGATCGAGAGTTCGTCGTCGGCCGACTCCGACGGGAGCGCTAACCCGACCCCCGAGGCGAGTTCCGTAGACAAAAGCCCTTTGAGAGCGCCCCACGGAGGTAATATAGATGGACTACGGTTCCTTCGCCCTCGTCTCACCCCCCGCGATCTACGGTTCGGAGGTCCTCACCTGGGTGTTGCTCGGCCTCGCGCTCTACTGGGGCGCCGTCGTCGCGCTCCAGAACGCGGACCTGCTGCCCGACTACGTCGGCACGCAGGGCCCGATTCTCACGTTCCACACGAAACGCGGCCGGAAGCTGCTCGACAGGCTCGCTCGCCCGAAGCGGTTCTGGCGGGCGTGGTCAAACCTCGGCGTCGGCATCGCGCTGGTCGTGATGGTCGGCATGTTCGTGTTCCTCCTCCAGGCGTCGATGAACGCGCTCTCGTCTCCCCAGCCGGCGACCTCGGCGGTCCGCCAGCCGCGCAACATCCTCGTTATTCCCGGTGTCAACGACTTCCTGCCGCTGTCGGCCACACCGGGAATCGTCTTCGGACTGCTCGTCGGGCTCGTCGTCCACGAGGGCGGCCACGGGCTGCTCTGTCGTGTCGAGGACATCGAGATCGACTCGATGGGGATCGCGATGCTGGCGATCCTCCCCGTCGGCGCGTTCGTCGAGCCCGACCAGGAGAGCAGCAAGACGGCTTCCCGAGGCGGCCAGACGCGGATGTTCGCCGCCGGCGTCACCAACAACTTCGCGGTGACACTCCTCGCGTTCGCCCTGCTGTTCGGGCCGATCGTCGGCGCGATCGCCGTCGCACCCGGGGCCGCCGTCGGCGGGGTCGCACCCGATTCGCCCGCCGCAGAGGCCGGCATTCAGCCCAACGATCGCATCACGGCGATCAACGGCACCGCCGTCGAAGGCAACGAGGAGTTCCCGGAACGAGTCGAAACCGTCGACGGCGAGCGGATGGCCGTCGAACTCAACGGCGAGGAGACGGTAACCGTCGACCGGGCACTGTCCGTGACCGCGGCAATGGACGACGGACCGACGGGGCTCTCGGCCGGTGACAAGATCCTCGCAGTTGGCGGCCAGTCGATCGCGACGGAACAGGGCTTCTTCGACGCCGTCGGCGACGAAGGGCGGGTTACGCTAACGATCGAACCCACCGACGGCGGCGAGCGCGTCGAGCGTACGGTCCCGATCGGCGCCGCGGTCTCGGTCGTCGAAGACGAGCCACTCGAGGCCGAAACCGGTCCGACCGACGAGACGTTCGTCATCACCCGGTTCGAGGGCGAGCGGGTCTACAGCTACGAGCGGCTCAGCTCGCTGCTCGAGGAGACCGAGCCCGGTCAGGAGGCCACCGTGGCGGGCTACTTCGGCGAGGAACGGCGGACGTACACCGTGACGCTCGACGAAAACCCACGGACCGGCAGCGGCTTCCTCGGGATTCGAGCGCATCCGGGAACCTCGGGGGTCGCGGTCAGCGACATCGGTGTCCAGCTCTATCCGGCGGGCGACTATCTGGCGCTGCTGGGCGGGAGCGGCGACTCGCCCTTTGGCCCCGTCACCGACACGTTCCTCGGTCAGATCGGTGTCGCGCTGTTCCTGCCGATCCTCGGCGTGATCGACCTGCTGCCGTTTAATTTCGCCGGCTTCACCGGCGGGGTGCAGAACTTCTACGCGGTGCAAGGCCCCCTCGGCGTCTTCGGCGACGGGGTCGTCTTCTTCGCCGCGAACCTGCTGTTCTGGACCGGCTGGATCAACGTTCAGCTCGGCTTCTTCAACTGCATTCCGGCGTTTCCCCTCGACGGCGGGCACATCCTCCGGACCAGCACCGAGGCGATCGTCTCCCGGCTCCCGATCGACGCGACGCGCGGGATGGTCCGCGTGGTGACGACGACGGTCGGGGTGACGATGCTCGTGAGCTTCCTCCTCATGCTGTTCGGCCCGCAACTGTTTGGCGGCTGAGCGGGCCGCCGCGAGCCGTCGGGCCGGCTACGACTCGTCGGGATCGATGCCGTGGCGCTCGTAGAACTCCGCCGGGGTCTCCTCGAGCCGTTCGAACTCGGTGTCGAAGTAGTGTTCGTGGTGGCGTACGACCTGTTCGACGACCCAGCGGCTGAACTCCTCGTCGAAGCGCCACTCGCCTTCCGTCTCGGGGATTTCGAAGCGATCGTCCGTCGAGAACGCCGCGTAGACGTGGAAGAACCCGAGGATGACGTCAGCGAAGTCGCTGGCCTTCTCACAGCCGCTCTCGCGGCGCTCGGCGAGTTCGGCGTGGCCCTCGTCGGTAAGTTCGAAGTACTTCCGATCGGGCTCGTCCGCGCGCTCGATGCGCTCGGCCCACCCCTTCTCCTCGAACTTGTAGAGGATCGGATAGACCGAGCCGTACGACGGCTCCCAGTGGCCGCCGCTGATCTCACGGATCTCCTTCAAGATCTCGTAGCCGTATCGCGGCTTCTCCTCGAGCAACTCGAGGACGAAGTAGGCGATGAGTCCTTTCGGCGGCCCACTTTTCCGCATGTACGTCGTGGATTAAACGGACGGACGTAAAGGGTTTCGGTCAGATCCGGCACGGTCGGCCGACGACGGGGACGGCGCCCCGCCGCGACGGGTCAAATGAGGGGGCGATGGTGGGGAACGACGGGGCGAAACCCGGCCCTTCTTAGCCTCGCCGCCCCAACCGCCGCGCATGGAACGACGGCAGCCGCCACAGACCGAGGAAGGCTGGTACGTCCTGCACGATTTCCGGTCGATCGACTGGGACGCCTGGCGAGACGCCCCCGAGCGTCGGCGCTCGCAGGCGATCGAAGAGGGCATCGACTATCTCGCGTCTTGCGAGGCCGTCGACGACGCCGACGCGGGCGAGTCCGCGACGTTCGCGGTGCTCGGACACAAAGCGGACCTGCTCGTCCTCCACCTGCGGCCGACGCTCGGCGACATCGACACGCTCGAGCGGCGGTTCGAACACACCGCGCTCGCGGAGTTCACCGAGCGGGCAGACTCCTACCTCTCGGTGACCGAGGTCTCGGGCTACATGTCCCAGGACTACTTCGAGGACGGCGAGACCGCCGATACCGGGATTGCACAGTACATCGAGTCCCGACTCAAACCCGAACTGCCCGACAGCGAGTTCCTGAGCTTCTACCCGATGAGCAAGCGGCGGGGTCCCGACCACAACTGGTACGAACTGCCCTTCGACGAGCGCGCGGACTACCTCTCGAACCACGGCGAGATCGGCAAGGACTACGCCGGCCGCGTCACGCAGATCATCTCCGGCAGCGTCGGCCTCGACGACTTCGAGTGGGGGATCACCCTGTTCGGCGACGACCCCACCGACGTGAAGGAACTGCTCTACGAGATGCGCTTCGACCCCTCGAGTTCCCGCTTCGCCGAGTTCGGGCGGTTCCTCTCGGCGCGTCGGTTCCCGCCCGAAGACCTCGGCGCGTTCCTCGCGGGCGAGCGCGTCCCGCAGGACGGCGACGGCAGCGACCATCCCCACGCCCACGGCGGCGAGTCCGCGGGCCATCATCACGGTTCCGGGGACCACCACGGCGACTCGAGTTCGGGCGGCCACCCCCACGACGACGAGGACGACGACGACGAAGACGTCCGCAGCGAACTCGAGGAGATGGGCGTCTACGCGGGCCAACCCCACGGCGAGGACGTCCACGCGGTCGTCCTCTACTCCGCGGCCGACCCCGACGAGCTGTTCGAGGAGGTCGACGGGCTGCGAGGGAACTTCGACCACTACGATACGCACGTGAAGACCGCGGTCTACGAGTCTCGAGCGGAGGATGCCGAGACGGCCATCGTCAGCCTCTGGGACACCGACCGCGCCGCGAACACGGCCGCCGGCTTCCTCGCGGATCTCCCCGAGATCGTCCGGCAAGCGGGAGATAACGATGACGACTCGTGGGGGACGATGGGGATGTTCTACACGGTCAAGCCAGAGCACCGCAGCGACTTCACCGGCACCTTCGAGGACGCCGCCGGCCTGCTGGCGGAGATGGACGGCCACCGCAAGACCGACCTGCTGGTCAACCGCGAGGACGAAAACGACAT
Proteins encoded in this window:
- a CDS encoding PadR family transcriptional regulator, which encodes MRKSGPPKGLIAYFVLELLEEKPRYGYEILKEIREISGGHWEPSYGSVYPILYKFEEKGWAERIERADEPDRKYFELTDEGHAELAERRESGCEKASDFADVILGFFHVYAAFSTDDRFEIPETEGEWRFDEEFSRWVVEQVVRHHEHYFDTEFERLEETPAEFYERHGIDPDES
- a CDS encoding site-2 protease family protein → MDYGSFALVSPPAIYGSEVLTWVLLGLALYWGAVVALQNADLLPDYVGTQGPILTFHTKRGRKLLDRLARPKRFWRAWSNLGVGIALVVMVGMFVFLLQASMNALSSPQPATSAVRQPRNILVIPGVNDFLPLSATPGIVFGLLVGLVVHEGGHGLLCRVEDIEIDSMGIAMLAILPVGAFVEPDQESSKTASRGGQTRMFAAGVTNNFAVTLLAFALLFGPIVGAIAVAPGAAVGGVAPDSPAAEAGIQPNDRITAINGTAVEGNEEFPERVETVDGERMAVELNGEETVTVDRALSVTAAMDDGPTGLSAGDKILAVGGQSIATEQGFFDAVGDEGRVTLTIEPTDGGERVERTVPIGAAVSVVEDEPLEAETGPTDETFVITRFEGERVYSYERLSSLLEETEPGQEATVAGYFGEERRTYTVTLDENPRTGSGFLGIRAHPGTSGVAVSDIGVQLYPAGDYLALLGGSGDSPFGPVTDTFLGQIGVALFLPILGVIDLLPFNFAGFTGGVQNFYAVQGPLGVFGDGVVFFAANLLFWTGWINVQLGFFNCIPAFPLDGGHILRTSTEAIVSRLPIDATRGMVRVVTTTVGVTMLVSFLLMLFGPQLFGG
- a CDS encoding heme-binding protein, with protein sequence MERRQPPQTEEGWYVLHDFRSIDWDAWRDAPERRRSQAIEEGIDYLASCEAVDDADAGESATFAVLGHKADLLVLHLRPTLGDIDTLERRFEHTALAEFTERADSYLSVTEVSGYMSQDYFEDGETADTGIAQYIESRLKPELPDSEFLSFYPMSKRRGPDHNWYELPFDERADYLSNHGEIGKDYAGRVTQIISGSVGLDDFEWGITLFGDDPTDVKELLYEMRFDPSSSRFAEFGRFLSARRFPPEDLGAFLAGERVPQDGDGSDHPHAHGGESAGHHHGSGDHHGDSSSGGHPHDDEDDDDEDVRSELEEMGVYAGQPHGEDVHAVVLYSAADPDELFEEVDGLRGNFDHYDTHVKTAVYESRAEDAETAIVSLWDTDRAANTAAGFLADLPEIVRQAGDNDDDSWGTMGMFYTVKPEHRSDFTGTFEDAAGLLAEMDGHRKTDLLVNREDENDMFIASRWDSREDAMQFFRSDAFSEAVEFGRDVLADRPRHVFLA